In the Leptospira neocaledonica genome, ATCTAATCTTTCCGCGAACATTCCCGTAAAATATTCAGGCATATGTTGTACAATCAGAATAGGAGGAAGTTCTCCAGAAAGATTTCTAAGCAAATATTCGATTGCTTGTGTTCCACCTGTAGAAGCTCCGATAGCGATCAATTTGATCTTGGAAACTGCGGAGCTGTCCCGTGATTTTGTTTGAGAAGTCCTTTGGTTCCGATTTAATACATCGGACACATTCGTTTTTGCGCAGGCACGGATCTTATTCTTAAGTTCCAATACCATTCTGAGGAAATCCTCTTCACTTCCGTCCGCTTTTTGGACGAAATCCAAGGCCCCCGCTTGCAATGAATCTAACGTGACTTTGGCTCCTGCTTGCGTAAAGGAGCTGAGCATGATCACAGGGATTGGGAATTTAGGCATCAGCCATTGTAGGAATTCTATCCCGCTGATGTCCGGCATCTCCACATCTAGTGTGATCACATCCGGTTTGGCCTTTATTATTTCCTTCATCGCCTCGGTTGCGGTGGAAGATCCTACTACTGTGAATCTAGGGTCCTCCTGCAATTGGGAAGCGATTATTTCACGGACAATCCGGTTATCGTCTATGATATACACACTTATCATTCTAGTTCAGGCCAATTTTTCCAAACTTAGATTCGAGTTTTCGCCGGTCGATGTGGACGCGGCTCCATGGAATTTTTCGAATAAAAATTTAGTGTCCAAGATCAAACTCACTCTTCCGTTCCCTAAAATAGTGAATCCGTTTACCCCTTGGGCCTTTTGTATGGAAGAAGAGAGTGGTTTAATCACAATATTCTGATTTCCTAATACTTCGTCCACGAGTACCCCCAAGAATCTATCTTCATTTTCCAGAATGATCAAGACAGGG is a window encoding:
- the cheB gene encoding chemotaxis-specific protein-glutamate methyltransferase CheB; the encoded protein is MISVYIIDDNRIVREIIASQLQEDPRFTVVGSSTATEAMKEIIKAKPDVITLDVEMPDISGIEFLQWLMPKFPIPVIMLSSFTQAGAKVTLDSLQAGALDFVQKADGSEEDFLRMVLELKNKIRACAKTNVSDVLNRNQRTSQTKSRDSSAVSKIKLIAIGASTGGTQAIEYLLRNLSGELPPILIVQHMPEYFTGMFAERLDSVSSLNIQEAQEGQSISKGNVYVARGDHHMELGDPPYYNIRIHKGEKVTGHRPSVDVLFHSISKSPLASFCAAFLLTGMGKDGAKGLKALFEKGAMTFGQDESTSVVYGMPREAYEMGVVKEQISLDNIPEKISELCFGTANSYN